A stretch of DNA from Planctomycetaceae bacterium:
CACTCCCACCATTATCGCGGCGCAGGCGGTCACGGTGATCGCCGCACCGCTGGTGGCGGGAGTGCTGCTGTGGCTCACCAGTTCGCGGGACATCATGGGCGACCACGTCAACGGTCCGATCGCAACGAGCCTGGGTACCGTCGGCCTGCTGATTCTGATTGCGATGGCCGCGAAGATCGCCTTCAAGGACCTGCCAGCTCAGATCGACAAATACCGAACTCCGCCCGCCGCCGAGACCCGCGCATGAAACTGACGGCCACGCAGCTACAGACCTTTCGCCAGACCGGGCACGTCACGGTGGAAGGCATATTCACCGCCGAAGAGATTGCCGCAGCGATCAGCGACATGGAAGCCTGGAGCCGCGAGTTTCTAAGCTCACTGGACGAAACGCAGCACGGCTGGTTTCTGGAACGAAGGGCAGGACCGGAAGTCGTGCTCAGAAAGCTCGACAATCCCGTCTTTCATCGGCCCGTGTTTCGGACGATGGCGTGCGATGAACGCCTGACGGGAATCGTCGAGCAACTGATCGGACCGGGAGTCGGCGTCTTCTTCAGTCAGATCTTCTGCAAGCCGCCGGAAGTGGGAGGCCCGAAGCCCGTTCATCAGGACAACTTCTACTTTGGCCCCGATGACGAAGACGCGACGCTGACCGTCTGGATCGCTCTGGATGACGCGACGCTGGAAAACGGCTGCCTGTTCTACGCGGACGGAAGCAACCTCGGCCCGGTGTTGCCGCATGTTGCTCCCGAGAACGAGCCGTTCAACCTGCAGGTAACTGGCGATGAATTGCAGAACGCGATGATGACCGCGGCACCCGTGTCGGCCGGTGGCGTATTGTTCCACCACGGAAATACGCTGCATCAATCGGCCGCGAACCGCAGCTCGAAGTCTCGCCGAGCCGCCGCGTTTCACTACCTGCGAAACGGCGCCCGGCTGATGAAACCGTCGCTGACGTATGACGCCGCGGTCGCCGTGCGGATCACCGACGCCTGACGCGAATCGTCACGCCTATCGACCCGGTCGCCACGGTTCCGGCTCAACGGGGATG
This window harbors:
- a CDS encoding phytanoyl-CoA dioxygenase family protein: MKLTATQLQTFRQTGHVTVEGIFTAEEIAAAISDMEAWSREFLSSLDETQHGWFLERRAGPEVVLRKLDNPVFHRPVFRTMACDERLTGIVEQLIGPGVGVFFSQIFCKPPEVGGPKPVHQDNFYFGPDDEDATLTVWIALDDATLENGCLFYADGSNLGPVLPHVAPENEPFNLQVTGDELQNAMMTAAPVSAGGVLFHHGNTLHQSAANRSSKSRRAAAFHYLRNGARLMKPSLTYDAAVAVRITDA